One window from the genome of Hippocampus zosterae strain Florida chromosome 7, ASM2543408v3, whole genome shotgun sequence encodes:
- the LOC127604118 gene encoding C-Jun-amino-terminal kinase-interacting protein 4-like isoform X3, whose product MSPGCMLLFVFGFVGGAVVINSAILVSLSVLLLVHYSVATGGLPALPSLSSIQRPSRKDRPISMGIFQVPGIDGMSTDLHRDPVDVQAEPWRFNNISHPRSNTSLKDELANMSRDGPKSSTPAKEGGVFKHVPSPAQGGTYKTSTHVSQTGSLTNNSTSTMKSGQCQTSAPTSPGGNTSPSIESVATPQGHGDLNKNLDGNIVKPNRKSISTVQGQLGQENEETATMPHEGNDGKNNLEKSEVLVIIESTPELDMDLDGCQGTSTPTKGGVENLAFDRNTDSLFEELSSAGNDYIGDVDDGADLLGMGREVEHLIQENAQLLETKNALNVVKNDLIARMDELSCEKEVLLGELDAVTQAKIRLEERNNDLEDELKKVQAELGNSKHKSKTENEDDSDVPTAQRKRFTRVEMARVLMERNQYKERLMELQEAVRWTEMIRASKENPAIPEKKKSSLWQFFSRLFSSSGGASKKPPAEAPVNLKYNAPTSHIQPSVKKRSSALQQLPSDKSKAFDFLNEELAVESTVSRREQKRAQYQQVKAHVQKEEEGRLQAYGWSLPKKHKNNGGQEKMKDLPVPVFLRPLDEKDASMKLWCAAGVHLSGGKTRDGGSIVGASVFYSNVSGPESPKKKTGSHSSLEKLDQELKEQQKELQQHDELSSLVWICTSTQSTTKAVVIDANQPGIILDSFIVCDAHVLCITSVPGARETDYPAGEELTLSSETAPVEKACLSNSSSSTASNDAVLGGITVVGCTAEGATAVPQTADGAGKENGEMETTEESEGSARQRGVYSKYAFTDPLGLQETAEASTKSLQSRECDLGKAGMSSNSTAEEQDLMREEAQKMSSVLPTMWLGAQNGCVYVHSSVSQWTKCLHSVKLKDSVLGIVHVKGRVLVGLSDGTLAIFHRGADGQWDLTNYHLLDLGKTHYSIRCMTVVHDKVWCGFRNKIYVVQPNAMKIEKSFDAHPRKESQVRQLAWDGDGIWVSIRLDSTLRLFHAHTFQHLQDVDIEPYVSKMLGTGKLGFSFVRITALMVSCNRLWIGTGNGVIISIPLVETKPTKGTGSHPGSEIRVYGDESSDKVAAATFVPYCSMAHAQLCFHGHRDAVKFFTAVPGHALPSTSSCGDDKTSDAPSQDRNKSMLVMSGGEGYIDFRMGDEEAEAAEVEDAPMKLQSPLTIAERSHLIVWQVVDNDK is encoded by the exons GATGAACTGGCCAACATGAGCCGCGATGGACCTAAATCCAGCACTCCAGCCAAGGAGGGAGGCGTCTTCAAACATGTTCCCTCACCAGCACAAGGAGGAACGTACAAAACCAGCACCCATGTGTCTCAGACGGGTAGCTTGACAAACAACTCCACCTCAACAATGAAAAGTGGTCAATGCCAAACTTCAGCGCCGACATCGCCTGGTGGCAATACAAGTCCTTCAATTGAATCTGTAGCTACACCTCAGGGACACGGTGACCTCAACAAGAATCTGGACGGCAACATTGTTAAACCAAACCGTAAGAGCATTTCAACCGTGCAAGGTCAACTCGGACAGGAGAATGAAGAAACTGCAACTATGCCTCATGAAGGCAATG ATGGCAAAAACAACCTGGAAAAGTCTGAGGTATTGGTGATTATCGAGTCCACTCCAGAGTTGGACATGGACCTTGATGGCTGCCAAGGAACGAG CACACCCACTAAAGGTGGTGTAGAGAATCTAGCATTCGACCGGAACACTGACTCTCTCTTCGAGGAGTTGTCCTCTGCTGGAAATGACTACATAGGAGATGTTGATGATGGAGCAGACCTTTTAG GAATGGGTCGTGAAGTCGAACATCTTATCCAGGAGAACGCCCAACTTCTGGAGACAAA AAATGCCCTCAACGTGGTCAAGAATGACTTGATTGCTCGAATGGACGAGCTGTCCTGCGAGAAGGAGGTCCTCCTAGGGGAGCTTGACGCCGTCACTCAGGCGAAGATCAGACTAGAGGAGAGGAACAACGATTTAGAAGATGAGCTGAAGAA AGTTCAAGCTGAACTTGGGAACAGCAAACACAAGTCTAAGACAGAGAATGAGGATGAT AGTGATGTGCCCACAGCACAGCGGAAACGTTTCACCAGGGTGGAAATGGCCCGAGTCCTGATGGAGAGGAACCAGTATAAGGAGAGGCTGATGGAGCTGCAAGAGGCTGTCAGATGGACAGAGATGATCCG GGCATCAAAGGAGAACCCAGCAATTCCAGAGAAGAAGAAATCCAGCCTCTGGCAGTT TTTCAGCCGTTTGTTCAGTTCATCGGGCGGCGCGTCAAAGAAACCTCCCGCTGAAGCCCCGGTCAACTTGAAGTACAATGCGCCCACATCGCACATTCAACCGTCTGTCAAGAAGAGGAGCAGCGCCTTGCAGCAGCTGCCCAGCGACAAGAGCAAAGCCTTTGATTTTCTCAATGAGGA ATTGGCAGTGGAGAGCACGGTCTCCAGGCGAGAACAGAAACGGGCACAGTATCAGCAGGTTAAAGCCCATGTCCAAAAAGAGGAAGAGGGCAGACTGCAGGCTTATGGCTGGAGTCTCCCCAAGAAGCACAAA aACAATGGTGGTCAAGAGAAGATGAAGGACCTACCTGTCCCAGTTTTCCTTCGACCTTTAGATGAGAAAGATGCCTCGATGAAG CTGTGGTGTGCTGCTGGCGTGCATTTATCTGGAGGTAAAACCAGGGATGGGGGTTCCATCGTAGGAGCCAGTGTATTTTACAGCAATGTGTCAGGCCCAGAGagccccaaaaagaaaacaggaTCTCATAGCAGCTTGGAAAAATTGGATCAAGAACTCAAG GAACAGCAAAAAGAACTGCAACAACACGATGAGTTGTCATCGTTGGTGTGGATTTGTACCAGCACCCAGTCGACTACTAAAGCTGTTGTCATTGATGCTAACCAGCCCGGAATCATCCTTGACAGCTTCATTGTGTGTGATGCCCACGTCCTTTGTATCACCAGTGTTCCAG GTGCCAGAGAGACGGACTATCCAGCAGGTGAGGAACTCACCTTGAGTTCAGAGACTGCGCCCGTCGAAAAGGCCTGTTTGTCCAACAGCAGTAGCAGCACAGCCAGCAATGATGCCGTGCTTGGAGGCATCACTGTCGTAGGCTGCACAGCTGAGGGAGCAACGGCTGTCCCTCAGACAGCAGACGGTGCAGGCAAAGAAAACGGAGAGATGG AAACCACTGAGGAGAGTGAAGGGTCTGCCCGTCAGAGAGGagtatacagtaaatatgcCTTCACTGATCCTTTGGGGCTGCAGGAGACAGCAGAGGCTTCCACCAAGTCCTTGCAAAG TCGAGAGTGTGACCTGGGAAAAGCTGGCATGAGTTCAAACTCCACTGCTGAGGAGCAGGATCTGATGAGAGAAGAGGCTCAGAAGATGAGCAGCGTCCTGCCCACGATGTGGCTTGGGGCACAGAACGGATG TGTGTATGTCCACTCCTCTGTGTCACAATGGACAAAGTGTCTCCATTCTGTCAAGCTGAAAGACTCTGTACTAGGCATTGT ACATGTGAAAGGGCGTGTCCTGGTTGGGCTGTCTGATGGCACGTTAGCCATCTTCCACCGTGGAGCTG ATGGGCAGTGGGATCTGACCAACTACCACCTGCTCGACTTGGGGAAAACTCACTACTCCATCCGCTGCATGACTGTGGTGCACGACAAGGTGTGGTGTGGTTTCAGAAATAAGATATATGTGGTGCAGCCCAACGCTATGAAGATTGAG AAGTCGTTTGATGCACACCCCCGTAAGGAGAGCCAGGTGCGTCAGTTGGCATGGGATGGTGACGGGATCTGGGTATCTATCAGGCTGGACTCCACCCTCAGGctcttccacgcccacactTTCCAGCACCTACAGGATGTGGACATTGAGCCTTATGTCAGCAAGATGTTGG GTACGGGGAAACTGGGCTTCTCATTTGTGCGAATCACGGCTCTCATGGTGTCTTGTAACCGTCTGTGGATTGGTACTGGAAACGGAGTCATCATTTCGATCCCTCTCGTAGAGA CTAAGCCTACGAAGGGAACAGGTAGCCACCCAGGGAGTGAGATTCGCGTCTACGGTGATGAGAGCAGTGACAAAGTAGCTGCAGCGACATTTGTTCCATACTGCTCCATGGCCCACGCGCAGCTCTGTTTCCATGGACACCGCGATGCCGTAAAGTTCTTCACCGCCGTCCCAG GTCATGCCCTTCCATCCACATCCAGCTGTGGAGATGACAAGACGTCAGATGCCCCATCACAGGATAGAAACAAGTCTATGTTGGTGATGAGTGGGGGGGAAGGCTACATAGATTTCAGGATGG GGGACGAGGAAGCGGAAGCGGCGGAAGTGGAGGATGCCCCAATGAAACTTCAGTCCCCGCTAACAATAGCTGAGCGCAGCCACCTCATCGTATGGCAGGTCGTGGACAATGACAAATGA